One Cuculus canorus isolate bCucCan1 chromosome 1, bCucCan1.pri, whole genome shotgun sequence DNA segment encodes these proteins:
- the FAM124A gene encoding protein FAM124A isoform X2, with product MGPTLGENPEISREKESEYSRMSSTSSELSVEGIQDPFLVSVHIITDPGESKTLQQAIDKLLAWIHPDLQLFRVSERRAPKKHRKPGKAGIHQPALAIILFLQEEYGEEPILQLHETFQQPPWHFHHTERVHGKFLPYMPCSQDFYTLAPETPLWSIRPVHYGKEIIRFTIYCRSENFVDILKLYELILKRPVCQKKTDFCVFPLYSNMEIDIQFSLKKLPEGQVPMPTESAVLEFRVKDVGQLVPLLPNPCSPISEDRWQTEDHDGNRILLQQAHSWCRKSAKKKRPYPSVSTDSRFTTLPAFLPESHQSVPEKPKEMSQNKVHHTNGLGHHLGFSQEDLRHSDQGDFTRRSSSASSISWSFQRSKSLFCLPTVNTSSASETFHFSEPFQFLNSGSPAARLKTWRCSPRLNIDDLEGSQETDVDTGMKLSFSDLSVVSAYSVLNGFCSDLEASLPPQKQTVGKTKWAATSGRPVSAMHNIFESADGPLPPLSVWSSSSFTSASLSKQQSQQSSRAAPCSLSDCGSVCPASPAKEEEFYI from the exons GTGAACTTTCTGTGGAAGGCATACAAGACCCATTCCTTGTTAGTGTACATATCATCACAGACCCAGGTGAATCCAAGACTCTTCAGCAAGCCATCGATAAGCTTCTAGCCTGGATCCATCCAGACCTCCAGCTGTTTCGTGTCTCAGAAAGACGAGCACCCAAGAAGCACAGGAAGCCAGGTAAGGCTGGCATTCATCAGCCAGCCCTTGCCATCattctgtttctgcaggagGAATATGGAGAAGAACCGATCTTGCAGCTCCATGAAACCTTTCAGCAGCCACCTTGGCATTTCCACCACACAGAACGAGTGCATGGGAAGTTCCTCCCTTACATGCCGTGTAGTCAGGACTTTTACACCTTGGCTCCAGAGACTCCTCTGTGGTCCATTCGCCCAGTGCACTATGGGAAAGAAATTATCCGCTTCACTATATACTGCAGGAGTGAAAATTTTGTTGACATTTTGAAATTGTACGAGTTGATACTGAAAAGACCAGTATGTCAGAAAAAAACGGacttttgtgtttttcctctctattCTAACATGGAAATAGACAtccagttttctttaaaaaaacttccAGAGGGACAGGTGCCGATGCCAACAGAGTCAGCGGTGCTGGAGTTCAGAGTAAAAGATGTAGGGCAGCTTGTGCCTCTCTTGCCAAACCCTTGCAGCCCCATCAGTGAAGACAGGTGGCAAACAGAAGACCACGATGGAAACAGGATCCTTTTGCAG CAAGCGCACAGTTGGTGTAGGaagtctgcaaagaaaaagcGACCATATCCATCTGTGTCAACAGATTCCCGCTTCACCACTCTGCCAGCCTTTCTTCCTGAGAGCCACCAATCTGTCCCTGAGAAACCAAAAGAAATGAGTCAAAACAAGGTACATCACACAAATGGCCTTGGTCATCATCTTGGTTTCTCCCAGGAGGACTTGAGACACAGTGATCAAGGAGACTTCACACGCAGATCCAGCAGTGCCTCCAGTATTTCATGGTCATTTCAACGAAGCAAGTCTCTGTTCTGCTTGCCCACAGTGAACACCTCCTCAGCCTCAGagacttttcatttcagtgagccatttcagtttttaaattctGGGTCACCTGCAGCCAGGTTAAAAACATGGAGATGCAGTCCCAGGCTTAACATTGATGACCTGGAGGGCAGCCAGGAGACTGATGTAGATACAGGGATGAAGCTGTCCTTCTCAGACCTGTCTGTGGTCTCTGCATACTCTGTCCTTAATGGATTTTGCAGTGATTTGGAAGCCTCTCTTCCCCCACAGAAGCAAACTGTTGGTAAAACTAAATGGGCAGCCACTAGTGGAAGGCCTGTATCAGCTATGCACAATATCTTTGAGTCAGCTGATGGTCCACTGCCTCCTCTCTCTGTATGGTCATCCAGCTCATTCACATCAGCATCTCTCTCCAAACAACAGTCCCAACAGTCCTCCAGAGCAGCTCCTTGTTCTCTGAGTGATTGTGGCAGTGTTTGCCCAGCTTCACCAGCTAAAGAAGAAGAATTTTACATATGA
- the FAM124A gene encoding protein FAM124A isoform X1 gives MEKHPGGEDECVDSGAETGGSEYSRMSSTSSELSVEGIQDPFLVSVHIITDPGESKTLQQAIDKLLAWIHPDLQLFRVSERRAPKKHRKPGKAGIHQPALAIILFLQEEYGEEPILQLHETFQQPPWHFHHTERVHGKFLPYMPCSQDFYTLAPETPLWSIRPVHYGKEIIRFTIYCRSENFVDILKLYELILKRPVCQKKTDFCVFPLYSNMEIDIQFSLKKLPEGQVPMPTESAVLEFRVKDVGQLVPLLPNPCSPISEDRWQTEDHDGNRILLQQAHSWCRKSAKKKRPYPSVSTDSRFTTLPAFLPESHQSVPEKPKEMSQNKVHHTNGLGHHLGFSQEDLRHSDQGDFTRRSSSASSISWSFQRSKSLFCLPTVNTSSASETFHFSEPFQFLNSGSPAARLKTWRCSPRLNIDDLEGSQETDVDTGMKLSFSDLSVVSAYSVLNGFCSDLEASLPPQKQTVGKTKWAATSGRPVSAMHNIFESADGPLPPLSVWSSSSFTSASLSKQQSQQSSRAAPCSLSDCGSVCPASPAKEEEFYI, from the exons GTGAACTTTCTGTGGAAGGCATACAAGACCCATTCCTTGTTAGTGTACATATCATCACAGACCCAGGTGAATCCAAGACTCTTCAGCAAGCCATCGATAAGCTTCTAGCCTGGATCCATCCAGACCTCCAGCTGTTTCGTGTCTCAGAAAGACGAGCACCCAAGAAGCACAGGAAGCCAGGTAAGGCTGGCATTCATCAGCCAGCCCTTGCCATCattctgtttctgcaggagGAATATGGAGAAGAACCGATCTTGCAGCTCCATGAAACCTTTCAGCAGCCACCTTGGCATTTCCACCACACAGAACGAGTGCATGGGAAGTTCCTCCCTTACATGCCGTGTAGTCAGGACTTTTACACCTTGGCTCCAGAGACTCCTCTGTGGTCCATTCGCCCAGTGCACTATGGGAAAGAAATTATCCGCTTCACTATATACTGCAGGAGTGAAAATTTTGTTGACATTTTGAAATTGTACGAGTTGATACTGAAAAGACCAGTATGTCAGAAAAAAACGGacttttgtgtttttcctctctattCTAACATGGAAATAGACAtccagttttctttaaaaaaacttccAGAGGGACAGGTGCCGATGCCAACAGAGTCAGCGGTGCTGGAGTTCAGAGTAAAAGATGTAGGGCAGCTTGTGCCTCTCTTGCCAAACCCTTGCAGCCCCATCAGTGAAGACAGGTGGCAAACAGAAGACCACGATGGAAACAGGATCCTTTTGCAG CAAGCGCACAGTTGGTGTAGGaagtctgcaaagaaaaagcGACCATATCCATCTGTGTCAACAGATTCCCGCTTCACCACTCTGCCAGCCTTTCTTCCTGAGAGCCACCAATCTGTCCCTGAGAAACCAAAAGAAATGAGTCAAAACAAGGTACATCACACAAATGGCCTTGGTCATCATCTTGGTTTCTCCCAGGAGGACTTGAGACACAGTGATCAAGGAGACTTCACACGCAGATCCAGCAGTGCCTCCAGTATTTCATGGTCATTTCAACGAAGCAAGTCTCTGTTCTGCTTGCCCACAGTGAACACCTCCTCAGCCTCAGagacttttcatttcagtgagccatttcagtttttaaattctGGGTCACCTGCAGCCAGGTTAAAAACATGGAGATGCAGTCCCAGGCTTAACATTGATGACCTGGAGGGCAGCCAGGAGACTGATGTAGATACAGGGATGAAGCTGTCCTTCTCAGACCTGTCTGTGGTCTCTGCATACTCTGTCCTTAATGGATTTTGCAGTGATTTGGAAGCCTCTCTTCCCCCACAGAAGCAAACTGTTGGTAAAACTAAATGGGCAGCCACTAGTGGAAGGCCTGTATCAGCTATGCACAATATCTTTGAGTCAGCTGATGGTCCACTGCCTCCTCTCTCTGTATGGTCATCCAGCTCATTCACATCAGCATCTCTCTCCAAACAACAGTCCCAACAGTCCTCCAGAGCAGCTCCTTGTTCTCTGAGTGATTGTGGCAGTGTTTGCCCAGCTTCACCAGCTAAAGAAGAAGAATTTTACATATGA
- the FAM124A gene encoding protein FAM124A isoform X3 has translation MSSTSSELSVEGIQDPFLVSVHIITDPGESKTLQQAIDKLLAWIHPDLQLFRVSERRAPKKHRKPGKAGIHQPALAIILFLQEEYGEEPILQLHETFQQPPWHFHHTERVHGKFLPYMPCSQDFYTLAPETPLWSIRPVHYGKEIIRFTIYCRSENFVDILKLYELILKRPVCQKKTDFCVFPLYSNMEIDIQFSLKKLPEGQVPMPTESAVLEFRVKDVGQLVPLLPNPCSPISEDRWQTEDHDGNRILLQQAHSWCRKSAKKKRPYPSVSTDSRFTTLPAFLPESHQSVPEKPKEMSQNKVHHTNGLGHHLGFSQEDLRHSDQGDFTRRSSSASSISWSFQRSKSLFCLPTVNTSSASETFHFSEPFQFLNSGSPAARLKTWRCSPRLNIDDLEGSQETDVDTGMKLSFSDLSVVSAYSVLNGFCSDLEASLPPQKQTVGKTKWAATSGRPVSAMHNIFESADGPLPPLSVWSSSSFTSASLSKQQSQQSSRAAPCSLSDCGSVCPASPAKEEEFYI, from the exons GTGAACTTTCTGTGGAAGGCATACAAGACCCATTCCTTGTTAGTGTACATATCATCACAGACCCAGGTGAATCCAAGACTCTTCAGCAAGCCATCGATAAGCTTCTAGCCTGGATCCATCCAGACCTCCAGCTGTTTCGTGTCTCAGAAAGACGAGCACCCAAGAAGCACAGGAAGCCAGGTAAGGCTGGCATTCATCAGCCAGCCCTTGCCATCattctgtttctgcaggagGAATATGGAGAAGAACCGATCTTGCAGCTCCATGAAACCTTTCAGCAGCCACCTTGGCATTTCCACCACACAGAACGAGTGCATGGGAAGTTCCTCCCTTACATGCCGTGTAGTCAGGACTTTTACACCTTGGCTCCAGAGACTCCTCTGTGGTCCATTCGCCCAGTGCACTATGGGAAAGAAATTATCCGCTTCACTATATACTGCAGGAGTGAAAATTTTGTTGACATTTTGAAATTGTACGAGTTGATACTGAAAAGACCAGTATGTCAGAAAAAAACGGacttttgtgtttttcctctctattCTAACATGGAAATAGACAtccagttttctttaaaaaaacttccAGAGGGACAGGTGCCGATGCCAACAGAGTCAGCGGTGCTGGAGTTCAGAGTAAAAGATGTAGGGCAGCTTGTGCCTCTCTTGCCAAACCCTTGCAGCCCCATCAGTGAAGACAGGTGGCAAACAGAAGACCACGATGGAAACAGGATCCTTTTGCAG CAAGCGCACAGTTGGTGTAGGaagtctgcaaagaaaaagcGACCATATCCATCTGTGTCAACAGATTCCCGCTTCACCACTCTGCCAGCCTTTCTTCCTGAGAGCCACCAATCTGTCCCTGAGAAACCAAAAGAAATGAGTCAAAACAAGGTACATCACACAAATGGCCTTGGTCATCATCTTGGTTTCTCCCAGGAGGACTTGAGACACAGTGATCAAGGAGACTTCACACGCAGATCCAGCAGTGCCTCCAGTATTTCATGGTCATTTCAACGAAGCAAGTCTCTGTTCTGCTTGCCCACAGTGAACACCTCCTCAGCCTCAGagacttttcatttcagtgagccatttcagtttttaaattctGGGTCACCTGCAGCCAGGTTAAAAACATGGAGATGCAGTCCCAGGCTTAACATTGATGACCTGGAGGGCAGCCAGGAGACTGATGTAGATACAGGGATGAAGCTGTCCTTCTCAGACCTGTCTGTGGTCTCTGCATACTCTGTCCTTAATGGATTTTGCAGTGATTTGGAAGCCTCTCTTCCCCCACAGAAGCAAACTGTTGGTAAAACTAAATGGGCAGCCACTAGTGGAAGGCCTGTATCAGCTATGCACAATATCTTTGAGTCAGCTGATGGTCCACTGCCTCCTCTCTCTGTATGGTCATCCAGCTCATTCACATCAGCATCTCTCTCCAAACAACAGTCCCAACAGTCCTCCAGAGCAGCTCCTTGTTCTCTGAGTGATTGTGGCAGTGTTTGCCCAGCTTCACCAGCTAAAGAAGAAGAATTTTACATATGA